The Scleropages formosus chromosome 9, fSclFor1.1, whole genome shotgun sequence DNA segment AGTAAACTGTTTTATAAAAACCACCTAAATGCTTTCTTTCTGGTATGTCCATGCTGATGTGCCCTCAGTGACTGTGTTGATTACTGGTGCCCCACATGACTAACATGTTGTCCTGcatatttcagaaaacattgAGGAGTTTGAACACAGTATAATGCAGAAGAAGATGAAAATTCCTAAGTTATGTAGTAAAGATGTGGTTAATTCAGTTGAAAACCACATTGGAGAGGATCGACTACCACTGAGACATAAAAAGGTACGTTGTGATTAGTTTGCTGCTGGGCAAGACCAGCCACCGGTTAGCACATTGATTTCTGGTATACCCACTCAGGACCTGTTGTTACCAGTTTTAAATTGCATTGATAGGTTTCTAACTTGATATTCAATATTATTAAAAGCAGATAATGTGTAGGAGGCTGCTGTGTGCtttttgtgaagaaaatgtgaagttttcatTACAGTGGAATCTTTTGCTTGTCTTTTTCCATCTTCATTAGTTTCTCTGCCTTTTTAATCCCTTCTTGCTAAccttaagcagttttttttttttttttttttttttttcctcctctttgtgtgtgtgagatcgtTTTCCTTTTAGAACTCCAAATTAGTATAAAATTCAGTATCAAATCTTGTACTCTAAACTCTAAGGAGGTAAGAATTTAAACTCTTTTGCATGTGAtagattacattttattctcCATGCATTGTTACAattctgtttttggttttcaaaattattttcaaattggAGTCCCTTAGTATCAAAGCATTCTCTAGCAATGTAGtactaattaataaaattagtaATCTGTCAAGGCTTTTGTGACAATAGCTTGTGAGTATATGTGAACAGGTTTCTGCTgcttcccccccgccccccccccccccccctttttttttttttttttttccccccctgtaATATTCTGAAACCCTGGATGCTGAGGAGATAATTATTCACGCAGAAGTAATCCAGTGCAACCATCAGATATGTCCCTTTCCCGGTTTAAAGCTGTTAATTTAAGCCTGAGTGCCTGCGTTGGCCACCACACAGTAGCCTGTtgcaaacacagaaaagcaCGTATTCTTTGTGCCTTTAACAGCCCTTTATGTTACAGTACAGCCCTAAAGTGGCTCTTAATGGCGCTGTGTTGAGGATAACATTACCCGTGTGGTTTATAGCTCAGACAATTTTAGCCTGTTGTCCTCTAGTTTGGCCTCAAAGTGGCCCTCTGGCTCAGACTGGTTAGGTTAAACCCCACACGGAAATTGTTATATTGCTCACACaggagttttctttttttagctcTGTACTTTATGTGAATAGAAATGTGAGGGCCCATAAACACTGCTTCAGAAACTGTTCATTGAAGTCTGTGTGTGCTTCACACATCACATGCTACAATAGCAGgctttaaaattaatacattaaggAAGAGCCGCTGCATTAGCTGCACAGAAGATATTCTACAGGGACCTTAATTGTCACTGGTGTTGTAGTCCGCTATGGAAAGCTTCAACTGAGCTTCTCTATGAGTTAGACTTACACCAACCGTTGCTTcggtatatatataaaaagtataCTCTTGTAAGAGATGACACCTGAAGGTCGCAATCTGTTCAACACAAATACTTTTTTGCATTGCTTCAAAATAGAAATCTACACCTAAGCTCCACCTAGGAGAAACAATGGAGTAGAGCTGTTTATACAACCTAGTATACTACCATGTGTAATAGGACCCTAGGAAAGGCTTGTTTGTGGACATTAAGCCTGTGAAAAGGAGTGGTATAGTTCAGCACTGTGGACAGCTACCATAAAAACAAAACGCTCGGAGGAGCTCGTCTCATCCCTCGTTGTCATTTGGTCTTATCTACTTTCTGCCTGAATACTGAAATGGTGCTTTTCTGTTCTTAAGTGGAGGCATcatgtggtgtagtggttatagctgccaccttgcattcAAAAGAGCCAGGTTACTAATCCCACCgtctgctataatacccttgagcaaggtactcaccctgaattgctccagtaagaattaccctgctgtgtaaatcataaaATAGTTTGAGTTGCTTAATATTTTAGGTCTCTTTAGAGGAAGACttgaactgaatgaataaacgtaaatgcctaatttttaaatattttattgaactTAGCTGAGCTTGTCCCTTATTAGTATAAGTTCTTAATTTAGAGTGATCTGGGAATGTGTACACCataaataatttgcataaaCTGTTACCCAGTTACAAAGATACATAAAATATACCTCTTTCTTGTTTTAGCTCATTATACTACATGGTTTGCATATTTGATCAGATAAGAATGTTTGGTATgcttgaaaatttaaaaaagaaaaggaatggGTGACCCTGGATCAGGTTTTGACATTTGTGATTCATCCCCAGGCGCAGGACCATGGGCGTCCCAACACCAACTCCTCCAAGAGTCTGGCTGCTGTTGTAGCTCGCCTGGAGCGCAATGCTGTCAGCCTATGCGTGGAGGGTGAGGAAGacttggaggaggagggagactcGGGCACTGAGGAGGCTGTAGTACCTCGGGTACTGTACGAGGAGCTGGTGCATAGCTACcgacagcaggaagaggagatgCGGCATCTGCAGCAAGAGTTGGAGCGCACGCGACGCCAGCTGGTGCAGCAGGCCAAGAAGCTGAAGGAGTATGGTAGCCTGTTGACAGAGGTGAAGGAACTGCGGGACTTCAACAGAAGGCTGCAGGACGTTCTTCTCATTAGGCTTGGGAGTGGTAAGGGGAGCCTCAAGCCTCAGTCTCAAATTTGAGTTAGAACTAACATGTTTACCCAGCTTTTCTACAGCAGTTCTTAGAGATGTAAGGCACTTGAGTGTTGCTTTGCTGTGACTCTAGTGTCTAGTTTTTCATACAAGCACTGCCCAGGTGTACTCGGACTTCCAGCTGGTACTGTATGCAGCAGATTGCTGAGACCTGAAGAgctaaattgatttttttttttccaagtaatGAACttgactacatttacatgttggTCAGCAATATGATGCAAGCATTCCAGGGATTTCTAAGAAGAACTGTGGAAgttaatgtatgtatttttttgctttcctcatacttttttccattaaagcCAAGGAAATATcagtttatacatatattttatatgctggattaaatgaaaagactccacagcagtattttcactgaaaatccTGAGGCATGATGCAAAATGTAGTCAGCTGGAAGGCGAGAACTGTGGATTAGACAGCCCTGGGTGAGTTGGGGTGAGGAATGTAGTACACTGACCGATATTAAAACTCATCAGCTACATGGGAGCTTAGTTGGTCCAGCTACCAAGACAGCTTACAGAGCAAAAATAGCACACAGCCTCGAGGTACCATGGAGGCCACAGCATTGCGATATGAAGCACTGAACAGCTATACTGTACTGCCCACAGTAGGCAGACAACCCCTTCTTTGTAGCAGATAGATGTTATTTTTAGCTGACCTGGTGTGTTGTGCAATAGATCCGTCCACAAGAGTCATGTCGACatgcctctctctcttttggCATAGAACCCATGCACGACAGTGGCACCCAGACAATCAAGGCGGAGGTGGTGGAGCCCATCATTGAGCCCCAGGAGGTCTGCAAAGAGGAGGCCAACACCAGCTCTAGCCATTCCCACTCTCCCTCCCCAAGAACTGTGTATACTTTCAATGACGGAAAGGTGAACACCTTTTTTAGTGCTGTTTTGGGACAAATGGAAATGGACTTTCTTCTCTTGGGGTGAAGGAGTTTTAAGCACTTTTGCTTGTTAAATATTTGAAGTATTCCTTCCCTAAAATTTAATTGTAATGCAAGTTTGGGTTACTGTATTTCTGTTCTTGCTTTGCAGGAGGTGGGCGAAACTATGGTACAagatttaaaatcaaaatgttagAGAAGAAATTAGTGCATACTGGGTATCCAGTATAAGTTTTGTACAGCACAGCAATTGGAAAATCAGTTTGGGATACAAGGAAAGAATAACTCCAACCAAGCAGAAAGCTTGTCTGCTGGCTTTTGTCGCTAAGCACATTAAGTAGGAAAGGGAAGAGATGCTAAACATAAGTCCAGAGTCTAGTCCCAGTTGTCCTGGACAGCACACACGACTCTCACTCCATTAAGTTCATTTCAGCTGTGGCAGGCTTGCTGAtaaaattttctcttttgtttggTGAAAACTTCTGTAAGGCAGTTCAAAGCATGTATTGTGTGCATGTCTGCTGTATTAATTAGATTATTGTAGAATTCTCTACTAGTTACAGCATTTAACCAGAATTATCACTCGACTTTATGGACTTCAGAATAGccattgaatatttttttcagtttcttcagttTTCCAAAGTGTTCTGTAGATCTTTCTATAAGGTGTCCTGGTCCTTTCCCAGGTGCATCTGGGTGGGGGAATTTGGGTGGATGAGGAGAAGTGGCACCAGCTCCAGCGCACACAGGGTGACTCAAAGTTCACTAAAAACCTGGCTGTAATGATATGGGGCACAGAGACGCTCAAGAACAGAAGTGTCACCGGTGTGGCcaccaagaagaagaaggatgCCCTGCCGAAGCCCCCTCTCTCTCCAAGCAAGCTCAAAATTGTGAGAGGTAAGGTGCCTGCTCTTTCAACATGAATGCCCAGAAATTCCAtacatacagtgcattcagaaagtattgccttcacttttttttttattttgcagccttatgctaaaatcactTAATTTTTGCCCTCATCAGTCTATACTCAATACTCCATAACGACAAAGTGAAAATAGgattttacaaaattttttcaagtgtattaaaaaacaaaatatcataGACATAAGTATTCACACCTTTTTCCATGACACCTTAAATTTAGTTTTGACGTTTTCCTCATTTCTATTGATCATCTTTGAGATCTTTCTGTACCTTGTTTGGAATCCACCTGTGCTACATTCAATTGATTGGACATGACACCTGTCTAAATAAGATCCCACAGTTGGCAATGTGTATTGGAGCAAAAGCAAAGCCATAAGGTCAAAGGAACTGCCTGCAGAGCTTAGAGATAGGATTGTGCCAAAACACAAATCTGAGGAAggctacaaaaaaaattctgtggcATTGAGGGTTCCCGAGAGCACAGtggcctttttctttttaaatggaagaagttcTTCTTAGAGCTGGCCAAACTGAACAATCGGGGGAGGAAAAACCTTGGTAAGGGAGGTGACCAAGAACCCAATGGTCGCTCTGGCTGAGCTTCAAAGTTCCTGTGTGGGCATGTAAGAAACTTCGACAGGGGCAACCATCACTGCAATACTCCTTCGATTTGGGCTTTGTTTGGCCAAACAGAAGCCTCTTCTCAGTAAGACGCACAAAATTCTGCTTGGAATTTACAAAAAGCCACCTAAAGATTCTCTGGTCTGCTGAAATCAACATTGAACTGTTTGGTCTCAGTTCTAAGCATGATATCTAGAGGGAACTAGGCATTGCTCATCACCTGTGCAATATCGCAAcagtgaagtatggtggtggcagcatcatacTGTGGGGTTCTTTTTCAGCAGCAAGGGCTGGGAGACTAGCCTGTGTTGAGAGAAAGCTAAATGGTGTAAAGTCCCTAATGAAAACCTGCTTTGGAATTCTCAACCTCAGACTAGGTCAAAGGTTCACCTTTCAACAGGACAGTGACCCAAAGCAAAAATGACACTGGGGAGGCTTAGGGACAACTctgtgaatgtccttgagtggcCTACTCAGATCCTGACCTTCAGCCCAAATACCTCTGGAGAAATCTGAAAATAGCTGTCCATTGCCAATCCCCTGTCCAACCTAAGACTCTGAGAGGATCTACAGAGAAGAATagcagaaaatccccaaatcaAAGTGTCCAAAGCTAGCCACATCATACCCAAGAAGACTTGAGGCTGTAATTGCTGCCAGAGGTGCTTCAGCTaagtaaagggtctgaatacttatacTGTGGtatatcagtttttttatttttaataaagttgCAAAATTCTAAAATCtaatttttgctttgtcattatggggtgtTGACTGATTGGGGAAAATTTTCCccaattttagcataaggctgcaacctAAAAGAAAAAACgtgaaagggtctgaatactttgaGTGTACTGTATACTACCTTGAATGAAGCTTCTAAATGCCCAATGTGACAGTCTCTAGAAACTGTATTGGTGCACATATAACTGTGCACAGAAACTGACTTGGTGCTTGAGAATTTTGGGACCATATCCATTAGCTACATGTAATCTTAAGAACCCCAATCCCATTGGCTGTTAGTAGATCCTGTTACTAGTGAGTTTGCTTTACTTTGTCCGCTACATAAATTCTTTACTTTGAAAATTATGGTCTGCTAGCTTCTAAGGAATTAGCATTTAAAGAATCCTCCTTCCAGATGATAGTTTACTGCTTTGAAAATGTGCTATGGAAGGAAATGGACAAAGATTTTGATCAAATGATTGATTAGAGTAATGAAATGTATCCTAATggtttttaaaagaatgcaccTCATTGAAAATCTTTCTTTTCAGAATGTCTGTATGACAGAGTATCACAAGAAACTGCAGACAGCGCAGAGATCACACAAAGATTGTCCAAAGTGAACAAATACATATGTGAAAAGATAATGGATATCAACAAATCCATCAAGAATGAGGAGAGGCGGGAATCCAAGCTGCTCATTAGACAGACAGTAAAGATGGAAAATTTCAACTATGATGGCATGTAGTGATTAAAGGTTGTCACCATAGCTCATTCTGCTCTCCTTGGACTGCCGCAAAAGAAGAGGGTGGAGAGGATCATCACTGCTGCCATTTGAGATTCTCACTGGAGCCCAAATGAGGCCTTTTCATCTTGAACAAACCGGTGCCTGTCAGACAGCTTTACTACTCAATAAACATAGTCAGTGGTTAAGTATGTTGCCATGAGCGAGGAAAAGTAAGCAAGTGGACATTGGCACATTTCGTTGGGTGGGCCAGGAGTTTGTAGACTGGAGACACCCTTCAAATCCCAGTGTAAAAGTGAGCATGGTGGTCCTTTAACACTGTTCTGTGTCAGAACTTGACCGTTTTTGTCCCAAATAACTGTGGAGCAGAATATACCTTCAGAGTAAGTTTTCGAATTTTCGGAAGACTTGCTAAAAGCATTAATGTTGGTGAGTGCAACGTTTTGCCAGTGCAGCTGCACAGGTCATCACCTTTATGTGTGAGCTCTGCTTCGGTACTGCCCATACTTCTTACAAACCATTGTAGAGACGCACTTTTTTTAACAGGGTTAAACTCTGCATGTCTTAATGCGTAGAGGCCACGCCTCTGTTTTAGGAATATCTGTGTTGCCCTAGAGATTGTCACTCTTTGAGTATCTTGGTTTTCTTTGGGAAGGGAGAATTAGCTGCTTCCTAGTTCTTTTCCAGTCCGAGGTAGGCGCTCTGCTCCCAGCACGTTAATGTTTACTATTTTGTTTGGTGTCTAGTGTGTACAACAACTCTTAGCGCTTACTCTTTGTCCTCTTTATACACTTGGAAGGTATTGAGTGGTGTGTGTCCTGGGTAGGAATTatccagcctttttttttttttttgtcagtcatGATCAGGAACATTTCTATGTATGCATATTACTTCATAACTGTGAATTTTACTACTTGAGAAATATATTGGAGTTTACTGTTAGTTTTGACTGTGAAGATGGCTTTCTGTTCCCCATCAGAGCCCTCGTGCTggtgaacaaattaatttttccattgcGACGCAGGAGAAAGATGAGTTGAGTCTTACTGAGTCGCCAATCATGGAAGAGGGGTTCTGTTTTGTCTTTAAAGCAAACTGTGATTGTAAAGTAAGCTGTTATTGCTTCAACTGCACTTTGGCGTACGGATGTGTACCATTGGCATGTTCTGTGCACGACTGGGCGTAAAGCTGTCGACAGCCGTCGGTCCTCCATCCAGGGCTAATGGGGCCGAGCCCCTGCTCTCCCTGCCTAACCCCCTCTGTGAGGCACACCATTTGGAATAAAATAAGGTATAGTGACAACTTCCAACAAGACATGCCATCAGAACTCTTTGGTCTTtatttgttctgtgttttcccCTCAAAGTTTGGATGTCTGCAATATTGACCTAAATGCTGCAGAATGAATTCTCAACTGTGACCATGTTTTTAACTGTGATTCACCTGCAGGTCTGccttgaaagcagaaaaaatatttagggTTCTGTAACATTTGATTCTTATTTCCTGTTAAGCTTTCTTTCCCATGAGATATATTACTACAGgtaatttataattttcttttcaataaaacatGGACGCTTTAGATTTTAGTCCAGGTTGCACCTTACCTTGCTAAGCATAATTGTAATTTCATCCTTACCAGGctaattagttttattttaattgttgttgGCTTTAAGCTTGatgttctatttttttataaactCAAATATAgattgtatgtgtatatactatatatatatatagagagagagataaaaaattaattacccTTCTTTAAtgcaattgcattttttttttcttttttttaaaaaaaatgaactgctaAAGCAAACCATAACTTAAATTGCTGTTCTTAGTGCCACATTGGTAGACTCCACACTGGATGCATAGTGTCTGACGGTTATGGTATCAGTTATTCCTCCTCTGCAGGGCATCTCACTTTACAACATCTGATATTTAGAGGCTGAAAAGCTGATGGCTGTTTTTACGTAAAGTCCATCCTAGTTATTTCAGACTTGGTAGAAAAGAGCAGACTGTCCAAAATGAACTGATCctttacactttttttcatgCACCTGTTAAATGCCTATActataatatgaaaaatgtattattagaCATTTACATGTTTCAGACTCTTTGAACATTGAACAGATCTGCTCATGAACATGAAAATGGAGCTGGCAAATAGAATGAATTCTGATGTTGTCCCAGAAATTGATCTTGTAATCAGGTCTCTTCCAGGACAATGTTGGAAAGGTTTCGCATTTATTTTTTGGATAATTGAAAATCCTTGTTTTGTGTTGAATGCAATGGTGAGTGCTTTACTAAAGTCTTTCAGGAGGTTTGTCCCCCCCTTTAATCAAAGGATTTAGGAGTCCTATTTATTAACCAAGTGTGGCGATTTTCATGCTTCCTTTCCTGTGCCCTTGGTTGGACTCAATCTTGTTAGCGAGCCAGGATTTATAAGACTGTTGTTTCTCATTTTACTATTTGAAACTCCTTGTAGAGACTAGTTGTAACATCTTTGAGACACTTTGGCCCTTCCTTCAGCTTCTaattctggttttttttttttttttcagtgttatctgtaaatactttttctcattttttttctatcgGAATTTTTTAAGCCtaccaaaaattattttacctttttatggtaaaacaaaaaataatgtatGTATCTTTGGACCAGTCCAAATGACCTGATATCTGAAATGGTGAGGATGGACTGTAACTTTTAAACTGGATTAGAAAATCAGCTTAACTGAAGTCAGCACTGTTCTATCACATACTCCCCCTTTGAGTCTAGAGGTTAATATTGAAATTATTCCGGTAAATTTAAGCTATGGTTTCCTTAATAGGACAAGTATGTGTtgaggggttttttttcattGGAGGCTGTGCTTCACTTGGATGCCTGGATTGTCAGTTGTTTTagctttttccctccttttttttttttttttttttttccttcctgaagTTGATGCCCCCTCATTCACCCATCTGCTGCTCCAAAGGTGTTGGAACTGGGGTTCTACCATTTGTCCAAGCAGATATGTGAAAAGGGGACtcaattttgtttgtttcctgaaAACAACTTACCTCCTACATGAACAAAGGTAATTATACagaaaaaactgtacaaacagTGAGCTGTACAATAACTTGGGTATTTAGTTCTGTTGTTCCAGTTCTGTTTCAGTGGGGGTTgtagttcatttttttgtga contains these protein-coding regions:
- the bend5 gene encoding BEN domain-containing protein 5 isoform X1, with protein sequence MYAFVRFLEDDMCYALPVSSVKDFRPVHKTDFDNQKVYVVHRAEANGTGQPAKAQILALAENIEEFEHSIMQKKMKIPKLCSKDVVNSVENHIGEDRLPLRHKKAQDHGRPNTNSSKSLAAVVARLERNAVSLCVEGEEDLEEEGDSGTEEAVVPRVLYEELVHSYRQQEEEMRHLQQELERTRRQLVQQAKKLKEYGSLLTEVKELRDFNRRLQDVLLIRLGSEPMHDSGTQTIKAEVVEPIIEPQEVCKEEANTSSSHSHSPSPRTVYTFNDGKVHLGGGIWVDEEKWHQLQRTQGDSKFTKNLAVMIWGTETLKNRSVTGVATKKKKDALPKPPLSPSKLKIVRECLYDRVSQETADSAEITQRLSKVNKYICEKIMDINKSIKNEERRESKLLIRQTVKMENFNYDGM
- the bend5 gene encoding BEN domain-containing protein 5 isoform X2 yields the protein MQKKMKIPKLCSKDVVNSVENHIGEDRLPLRHKKAQDHGRPNTNSSKSLAAVVARLERNAVSLCVEGEEDLEEEGDSGTEEAVVPRVLYEELVHSYRQQEEEMRHLQQELERTRRQLVQQAKKLKEYGSLLTEVKELRDFNRRLQDVLLIRLGSEPMHDSGTQTIKAEVVEPIIEPQEVCKEEANTSSSHSHSPSPRTVYTFNDGKVHLGGGIWVDEEKWHQLQRTQGDSKFTKNLAVMIWGTETLKNRSVTGVATKKKKDALPKPPLSPSKLKIVRECLYDRVSQETADSAEITQRLSKVNKYICEKIMDINKSIKNEERRESKLLIRQTVKMENFNYDGM